One segment of Patescibacteria group bacterium DNA contains the following:
- a CDS encoding response regulator, producing MNEQKTILVVEDERPLVEAIKIKLEKSGFAVTTARTVKQALQYLEEGVKIDVIWLDHYLLGQENGLDLVAKIKEEDSAWKAIPIFVVSNTATPDKVQSYLRLGVNKYYTKADFRLELIIKDIKDFLKQGE from the coding sequence ATGAATGAACAAAAAACTATTTTAGTGGTAGAAGATGAAAGGCCGCTGGTCGAGGCGATTAAAATCAAACTGGAGAAAAGCGGTTTTGCCGTCACGACAGCCAGGACCGTTAAGCAGGCTTTGCAATACTTGGAGGAAGGCGTAAAAATAGACGTTATTTGGCTGGATCATTATTTGCTGGGTCAGGAGAATGGTTTGGATTTAGTGGCTAAAATAAAGGAAGAAGATTCGGCCTGGAAAGCCATACCGATCTTTGTCGTTTCCAATACGGCTACGCCCGATAAAGTTCAGAGTTATTTGCGTTTGGGTGTAAATAAGTATTATACTAAAGCTGATTTTCGTTTGGAGTTGATTATTAAGGATATCAAAGACTTCCTAAAACAAGGAGAATAA
- a CDS encoding ATP-binding protein, giving the protein MKLLLKIISIFTAISVIAIGTMLYLIYTSVGGTLHSSRAEIQHVNAGQLLGNIDQVIYERYLDIQLISGSVPLKKLLTGQTNTLSEVKQRMSEFLLLTGPWYDLEVVTINGLVVYSTDDEELGENIDDHPADSLAFMQAQNGQVYYSDLLTDENNQKPTIIFAAPVIDDNKIVGVVLGRFAWPAILDFLSTSGFDRIYLYNKDKILIGSGDYANLVNILNQKQSTALANLTPTKDSATVKEQINGDLVEFLASSAYSDGYLAYSGNGWQLVIETPTENIFFAVNRAITFQLLIIIAVIASALLLFLLFIFHFIVRPILALTRVAQSVAEGDLTKKVPVVSNDELGALTKTFNAMVDELRGNYGKLEQRVAEKTKSLSETLIQLKKNNESLAATQKSVLNVLEDVEEEKKTSEALAKDLEKFRLAVAEASDHIVITDKEGIVIFANKGVEGITGFSNSEVVGQKVGTKKLWGGLMDKNFYEKMWHTIKVDKKPFAGEIDNKRKNGELYTAFASITPILDRKGEVEFFVALERDITKEKQIDKAKTEFVSLASHQLRTPLSAINWYAEMLLAGDAGKLNTEQDKYIKEIYNGNQRMVALVNALLNVSRIELGTFAVEPQPTDFSAVAKSVIGEVQPQIKEKKINFSFNYDKTLPLIEADPKLVRILIQNLLTNAIKYTPVNGKISITLIKKGSNVEISVADTGYGIPEAAKHKIFEKLYRADNVREKETEGTGLGLYIVKNIVDQDSGKVWFESEENKGSIFHISLPLKGMNKKTGSKELMPN; this is encoded by the coding sequence ATGAAGTTATTATTGAAAATTATTTCTATTTTTACTGCCATCTCCGTTATTGCTATCGGTACGATGCTGTATTTAATTTATACCTCGGTTGGCGGAACCCTGCATTCTTCCCGCGCGGAAATCCAGCATGTTAATGCCGGGCAGTTATTGGGGAATATTGATCAAGTTATTTATGAACGCTACTTGGATATTCAGTTGATTTCCGGATCGGTGCCCTTAAAGAAGTTGCTAACTGGCCAGACGAACACCTTAAGCGAAGTTAAACAGAGAATGAGTGAATTTTTGCTTCTAACCGGACCTTGGTACGATCTGGAAGTCGTAACTATAAACGGTTTAGTTGTCTATTCTACTGATGACGAAGAATTAGGTGAAAATATAGATGATCATCCCGCCGATTCCCTGGCTTTCATGCAAGCCCAAAACGGGCAGGTTTATTATTCCGATCTGCTAACAGATGAAAACAATCAAAAGCCGACAATCATTTTTGCCGCTCCGGTAATTGATGACAATAAAATTGTCGGCGTAGTCTTGGGGCGTTTTGCTTGGCCGGCAATACTGGATTTTTTATCAACCAGCGGTTTTGATCGCATTTATTTGTATAACAAAGATAAGATACTGATTGGCAGCGGCGATTATGCCAATCTGGTTAATATCCTGAATCAAAAGCAATCAACGGCTCTGGCTAACCTTACTCCAACTAAAGACAGCGCCACCGTCAAAGAGCAAATCAATGGCGATTTAGTGGAATTTTTGGCTAGCAGCGCTTATTCTGACGGTTATCTGGCTTATTCGGGTAATGGTTGGCAGTTAGTGATTGAAACGCCGACGGAAAATATTTTTTTTGCCGTTAATAGGGCTATTACCTTTCAACTGCTCATCATTATAGCCGTTATTGCCTCGGCGTTATTATTATTTTTATTGTTTATTTTTCATTTTATTGTCAGGCCGATCCTGGCTTTAACTCGCGTAGCGCAGTCCGTAGCCGAAGGCGATTTGACTAAGAAAGTCCCGGTGGTTTCTAATGATGAATTGGGCGCCCTAACTAAAACTTTTAATGCCATGGTGGATGAATTAAGGGGGAATTATGGCAAATTAGAACAGCGGGTAGCAGAAAAAACCAAAAGTTTGTCAGAAACCCTGATTCAATTGAAGAAAAATAATGAGTCATTGGCAGCAACCCAGAAGTCGGTCTTAAATGTTTTAGAAGATGTGGAGGAAGAAAAGAAAACATCCGAAGCTTTAGCCAAAGATTTGGAGAAGTTCCGTCTGGCTGTGGCTGAAGCGTCGGATCATATTGTCATTACCGATAAGGAGGGCATAGTAATCTTTGCCAATAAGGGCGTAGAGGGCATCACTGGTTTTTCTAATTCCGAGGTGGTGGGCCAAAAAGTCGGCACCAAAAAGTTATGGGGCGGTTTAATGGACAAAAATTTTTATGAGAAGATGTGGCATACCATTAAGGTGGATAAAAAACCTTTTGCCGGCGAAATAGATAATAAGCGTAAGAATGGCGAGCTTTATACCGCCTTTGCCAGTATCACCCCCATTCTTGATAGAAAAGGGGAGGTGGAATTTTTTGTTGCCCTGGAACGTGATATTACCAAAGAGAAACAGATTGACAAGGCCAAAACTGAATTTGTATCTTTGGCTAGTCATCAGTTGCGTACCCCCTTGTCGGCGATTAACTGGTATGCAGAAATGCTTCTGGCGGGCGACGCGGGAAAATTAAATACCGAACAGGATAAGTATATCAAGGAGATTTATAACGGTAATCAGCGTATGGTAGCATTAGTCAATGCTCTGCTGAATGTTTCCCGAATTGAGCTTGGAACTTTTGCCGTTGAACCGCAGCCGACTGATTTTTCCGCTGTCGCTAAGAGTGTTATTGGTGAGGTTCAGCCGCAAATCAAAGAGAAAAAAATTAATTTTAGTTTCAATTACGATAAAACCTTGCCACTAATAGAAGCTGATCCAAAATTGGTTAGGATTTTAATCCAGAATTTATTGACTAATGCCATCAAGTATACTCCCGTCAATGGAAAAATATCAATAACCCTGATTAAGAAAGGCAGTAATGTGGAAATCAGCGTAGCTGATACGGGCTATGGTATCCCAGAAGCCGCCAAGCATAAGATTTTTGAAAAATTATACCGGGCCGACAATGTTAGAGAAAAAGAAACAGAGGGTACTGGCTTAGGATTGTATATCGTCAAGAATATCGTCGATCAGGATAGCGGCAAAGTTTGGTTTGAATCGGAGGAAAATAAAGGATCTATTTTTCATATTAGCTTACCGCTCAAGGGTATGAATAAAAAAACCGGCTCTAAGGAGTTGATGCCGAATTAA
- a CDS encoding ABC transporter substrate-binding protein — MKKYLNIILVLAIVLILIVAAVGAYWSLRLSKQSVIPNNLGEITYGWDEWPGILPYLVAQEKGLFSANGLKVRMVKSETNSQLVSELINGQIDFVGDITMVDVLKAQSQGNKLQIINVTDYSNGGDGIVARKSIVSIADLKGKKVAVEQGSLSEKLLFYALEKNNLKLQDVQRVSLPAAEAAQAFIRGEVDAVVTYDPGLSEAVAAGGVKIFSTALAPGLIIDVGVMRQDFIDSEPEKVKAVLRAYFQALEYIKNNPEESYAIGIKYFNVSEQEFIGYLSGLQLVDLRGNLSAMSYTSGYESLYGNGVLANRYLRSIGAIGSDVDVVGVIRPEFVRILSR; from the coding sequence ATGAAAAAATATTTAAACATTATTTTGGTTTTGGCTATAGTTCTAATTCTTATTGTTGCTGCCGTTGGCGCTTATTGGAGTTTAAGATTATCCAAACAATCAGTCATCCCTAATAATTTGGGTGAAATTACTTATGGCTGGGATGAGTGGCCAGGAATTTTGCCGTATCTGGTGGCGCAAGAAAAAGGCCTGTTTTCAGCCAACGGCTTAAAGGTGAGAATGGTCAAATCAGAAACTAACAGCCAGCTGGTTTCCGAGTTGATTAATGGGCAGATTGATTTTGTTGGCGACATTACTATGGTAGATGTTTTAAAAGCTCAATCCCAAGGGAATAAATTGCAAATTATAAATGTAACCGACTACTCTAATGGCGGCGATGGCATTGTTGCCAGAAAATCGATCGTCAGCATAGCCGACTTGAAGGGTAAAAAAGTAGCAGTAGAACAAGGATCTTTGAGTGAGAAATTACTTTTTTATGCCTTGGAAAAAAATAATCTTAAATTGCAGGATGTGCAGAGGGTGAGTTTGCCGGCGGCGGAAGCGGCCCAAGCTTTCATTAGAGGAGAGGTGGATGCCGTCGTTACTTATGACCCGGGATTAAGCGAGGCTGTAGCGGCCGGCGGAGTAAAAATTTTTTCTACCGCCTTGGCTCCGGGGCTGATTATTGATGTCGGGGTGATGCGTCAGGATTTTATTGACAGCGAACCGGAAAAAGTCAAAGCCGTATTGCGGGCTTATTTTCAGGCCCTGGAATATATAAAAAATAATCCCGAGGAATCATACGCCATCGGCATTAAATACTTTAATGTCAGCGAACAGGAGTTTATCGGTTATTTGTCCGGTCTCCAGTTAGTTGATTTACGAGGCAATTTATCAGCCATGTCTTATACCTCCGGTTATGAATCGTTATATGGCAATGGCGTTTTGGCTAACCGTTACCTGCGAAGTATCGGTGCTATTGGCTCCGACGTTGACGTTGTCGGAGTCATTAGGCCGGAATTTGTCCGTATCCTATCACGATAA